A region from the Geobacter benzoatilyticus genome encodes:
- the panP gene encoding pyridoxal-dependent aspartate 1-decarboxylase PanP gives MPKNRDAARASLENLYRIFTVTEAPDSTLGAIDQAITGDVAGFLQTHIVAIERSLEEIEADFSSFAVPEEPTYVSEYTEFVKENLVAHSVHTASPAFVGHMTSALPYFMLPMARLMTALNQNVVKVETSKAFTPMERQVLAMLHHLVYRREDDFYPKWIHNSQHALGAFCSGGTIANVTALWVARNRLFAPEGEFRGIAQEGLVRALKHRGADGIAVLVSERGHYSLGKAADLLGIGRDDLIKVQTDENNRIDLQALREECRRLRERNVIPLALVGIAGTTETGNIDPLEEMADLAQEIGCHFHVDAAWGGPTLFSGRHRHLLDGIERADSVTIDGHKQLYVPMGAGMVVFKDPTALSAIEHHANYILRHGSKDLGSHTLEGSRPGKAMLVHAGFSIIGRKGYELLIDTGIERARTFADKVRNHPEFELVTEPELNILTYRYCPPALQQALNEMPAQQRTGINLLLDQVCQLLQKYQREAGKTFVSRTRFHVARHDMELTVLRVVLANPLTTEEILDAVLAEQCEIVQRPEIQTLLHKAEELCSCLPKAASW, from the coding sequence ATGCCGAAAAATCGTGACGCAGCCCGTGCCAGTCTGGAAAACCTCTACCGGATCTTCACTGTGACTGAAGCGCCGGACTCGACGCTAGGTGCCATCGATCAGGCAATTACCGGCGACGTAGCCGGCTTCTTGCAGACCCATATAGTTGCCATTGAGCGGAGCCTCGAAGAGATCGAAGCGGATTTTTCCTCTTTCGCCGTCCCCGAAGAACCCACCTACGTTTCTGAATATACCGAATTCGTCAAAGAGAACCTCGTTGCTCATTCGGTCCACACCGCTTCACCTGCTTTTGTGGGCCACATGACTTCGGCGCTTCCCTACTTCATGCTGCCGATGGCGCGCCTAATGACCGCCCTCAACCAGAATGTGGTGAAAGTGGAAACATCCAAGGCCTTCACCCCCATGGAGCGCCAGGTGCTGGCCATGCTTCATCATCTGGTATATCGCCGTGAGGATGATTTCTACCCGAAATGGATTCATAACAGCCAGCACGCACTGGGGGCCTTCTGCTCCGGCGGCACAATAGCTAATGTCACGGCGCTATGGGTGGCGCGCAACCGCCTGTTTGCCCCGGAAGGGGAGTTCCGCGGAATTGCTCAGGAAGGGTTGGTCCGTGCCCTGAAACATCGTGGCGCGGACGGGATTGCTGTCCTCGTTTCCGAGCGCGGTCACTACTCTTTGGGCAAGGCTGCCGATCTCCTAGGCATCGGCAGGGATGACCTGATCAAGGTGCAGACCGATGAAAATAACCGCATCGACCTGCAGGCGCTGAGAGAAGAATGCCGGCGGCTCCGGGAGCGGAACGTCATCCCGCTGGCGCTGGTCGGCATCGCTGGCACTACGGAGACCGGAAATATCGATCCGCTGGAGGAAATGGCTGATCTCGCCCAGGAGATCGGTTGCCACTTCCATGTGGATGCAGCCTGGGGAGGGCCGACCCTGTTTTCCGGCCGGCACCGTCACCTGCTCGACGGCATCGAGCGTGCCGATTCGGTTACCATCGACGGGCACAAGCAGCTATATGTACCGATGGGGGCGGGGATGGTCGTATTCAAGGATCCCACGGCCCTGTCGGCAATCGAGCATCATGCCAATTATATTCTGCGCCATGGCTCCAAGGATTTGGGCAGCCATACCCTGGAAGGATCGCGGCCGGGGAAGGCAATGCTGGTTCATGCCGGTTTTTCCATCATCGGCCGCAAAGGGTACGAACTGCTTATCGATACTGGAATTGAGCGGGCGCGCACCTTTGCCGACAAGGTCAGGAACCATCCAGAATTTGAACTGGTAACCGAGCCGGAGCTGAATATCCTCACTTACCGCTACTGTCCGCCGGCTTTGCAGCAGGCCTTGAACGAAATGCCGGCTCAACAGCGTACCGGCATCAATTTGCTTCTGGACCAAGTCTGTCAGTTGCTGCAAAAATATCAGCGGGAAGCGGGGAAAACCTTTGTCTCCCGGACACGGTTCCATGTGGCGCGCCATGATATGGAACTGACCGTGCTGCGTGTCGTTTTGGCCAACCCCTTGACGACCGAAGAGATCCTTGATGCAGTTCTGGCTGAGCAGTGCGAAATCGTACAACGGCCGGAAATTCAAACCTTGCTGCACAAGGCCGAGGAGCTCTGTTCCTGCCTGCCTAAAGCTGCCTCGTGGTAG
- a CDS encoding 6-phosphofructokinase: MKKRIGILTGGGDCPGLNAVIRGVVKSAIIGRGWEVAGFEDGFDGLLYDRGPRTLGFDDVRGILPRGGTILGTSNRGNPFSYPVEVNGTTVFTDVSDRVVKRIRELGIDALVAVGGDGSLKIALELMKKGVPVVGVPKTIDNDLMETDVTFGYNTALETATDALDKLHSTAESHHRVMIMEVMGRYAGWIALESGISGGADVILIPEIPFELNSVCNAIDARRCRGSKFSILVVAEGAYPRGGSRVVQKKADETTAIERLGGIGAFVSRELTSCLDMDIRVTVLGHLQRGGSPSTFDRCLGSRFGVGAVELIERGQFGEMICLKGRAIRSVPIEKAVRKLKLVNPGGQMVTAAKELGINVGRD, from the coding sequence ATGAAGAAGAGAATCGGCATTCTGACCGGAGGAGGCGATTGCCCAGGCCTTAACGCGGTGATACGAGGTGTGGTCAAGAGTGCAATAATCGGGAGGGGATGGGAAGTGGCCGGTTTCGAGGATGGATTCGATGGCCTCCTTTACGACCGCGGGCCCCGCACCCTGGGATTCGACGACGTACGTGGGATATTGCCCCGCGGCGGGACGATTCTTGGAACCTCGAACAGGGGCAATCCCTTTTCCTATCCGGTGGAAGTTAATGGCACAACCGTGTTTACCGATGTGTCGGACCGCGTTGTGAAACGAATAAGGGAACTGGGAATAGACGCCCTTGTGGCGGTTGGTGGCGACGGTTCGCTCAAAATTGCCCTTGAGTTGATGAAAAAGGGCGTCCCGGTAGTTGGAGTGCCGAAAACCATCGACAATGACCTGATGGAAACAGATGTAACCTTTGGTTACAATACGGCGCTGGAAACCGCAACCGACGCCCTTGACAAGCTCCACTCGACTGCGGAAAGCCATCATCGGGTCATGATAATGGAGGTTATGGGCCGCTATGCCGGATGGATTGCGCTTGAGTCGGGCATTAGCGGCGGTGCCGATGTTATTCTTATCCCGGAAATCCCTTTTGAGCTAAATTCGGTGTGCAATGCCATTGACGCCCGGCGTTGCCGGGGAAGCAAGTTCAGCATTCTGGTCGTGGCGGAAGGGGCATATCCCAGGGGCGGTTCGCGCGTGGTGCAAAAGAAGGCCGACGAAACTACCGCCATAGAGCGTCTCGGCGGCATCGGTGCTTTCGTGTCCCGTGAACTGACTTCCTGCCTGGATATGGATATCCGGGTAACAGTTCTGGGACACCTTCAGCGTGGTGGGTCCCCCTCAACTTTCGATCGTTGTCTCGGGAGCCGTTTTGGAGTTGGTGCCGTTGAACTGATCGAAAGGGGGCAATTCGGGGAGATGATCTGTCTGAAGGGACGGGCGATACGTTCTGTTCCCATTGAGAAAGCGGTGCGTAAGCTTAAGCTTGTCAATCCCGGGGGACAGATGGTAACTGCCGCGAAAGAGTTGGGAATTAATGTGGGGCGGGACTGA
- a CDS encoding amidohydrolase family protein, with translation MELYAASYILPISSPPIPGGAVAVENGCIVETGTLADLRSRYACPVHDFPGCAILPGLVNTHTHLELTHFPSWKIRKGIDYSPRTYVDWIIQVIKIRRALSPKELDLSVREGARICLEAGTTAIGEILTDRSLIPLYADSGLTGRLFFEAIGHDPVRNSQLVSELDAGISTFSGGEFLPGISPHAPHTVSEHLHQEVQRVADKRNVPRVIHLAESREESDFFFDSSGKIAEQLYPHVRWEQYLPPQRRTTATAWLDGLGVLNGAISAVHCVHLTPADAEILSKRGAGVVLCPRSNEKLAVGRAPVALLKKLGIPLALGTDSLASNDSLSLWDEMRYFLDMFPDIFPPSEVLSMTTIGPAGQLALSKSIGSLDSGKRADLLVVKLPARHGSGEGLHEALIHSGELIRVYLAGHPVVSR, from the coding sequence ATGGAACTTTACGCCGCTTCATACATTCTGCCCATATCGTCTCCTCCCATCCCAGGCGGTGCCGTGGCCGTCGAAAACGGCTGTATCGTCGAAACGGGAACTCTTGCCGACCTCCGTTCGCGGTATGCTTGCCCCGTTCATGATTTCCCTGGCTGCGCCATTCTCCCCGGCCTCGTCAACACCCACACTCACCTGGAACTTACCCACTTCCCGTCCTGGAAGATCCGCAAGGGAATTGACTACTCTCCTCGGACTTACGTCGACTGGATTATCCAGGTAATCAAGATACGCCGGGCGCTCTCGCCAAAGGAGCTCGATCTATCGGTCCGGGAGGGGGCGAGGATTTGTCTCGAAGCGGGTACCACCGCCATTGGCGAGATTCTTACCGATCGTTCCCTCATTCCTCTGTATGCTGATTCAGGTCTGACCGGGCGGCTATTCTTCGAGGCCATAGGCCACGACCCGGTTCGCAACTCCCAACTTGTTTCAGAGCTTGATGCTGGTATATCTACCTTTTCGGGAGGAGAGTTTCTCCCGGGCATTTCGCCCCATGCACCCCATACCGTTTCCGAACATCTCCACCAGGAGGTTCAGCGGGTAGCAGATAAGCGGAATGTGCCACGAGTCATCCATCTGGCTGAATCCCGCGAAGAAAGTGATTTTTTCTTCGATTCCTCCGGGAAAATCGCCGAACAGCTCTATCCCCATGTCCGCTGGGAGCAATACCTGCCACCCCAGAGACGCACCACCGCCACCGCCTGGCTTGATGGGCTCGGCGTATTGAATGGTGCCATCAGCGCTGTTCACTGTGTCCATCTCACTCCTGCTGACGCAGAAATTCTGTCGAAGCGCGGTGCCGGGGTGGTCCTCTGTCCCAGAAGCAACGAAAAACTCGCCGTGGGGCGTGCCCCGGTCGCATTGCTGAAGAAACTCGGCATTCCGCTTGCCCTTGGTACCGATTCGCTGGCAAGCAATGACTCTCTCTCTCTTTGGGACGAGATGCGCTATTTCCTCGACATGTTCCCGGATATTTTTCCCCCTTCGGAAGTCCTTTCAATGACGACCATCGGTCCGGCCGGTCAATTGGCCCTCTCCAAAAGCATCGGGTCCCTCGATTCCGGGAAACGAGCCGATCTTCTCGTGGTGAAATTGCCTGCACGACATGGCTCCGGGGAGGGTTTGCATGAAGCGCTCATTCATTCTGGTGAGCTTATCCGTGTGTACCTTGCCGGTCATCCCGTTGTAAGCAGGTAA
- the smpB gene encoding SsrA-binding protein SmpB, which translates to MGEKLICNNKKAFHDYFIEERFEAGMVLKGTEVKSLRMGKANLNDSFALVRDGEIFLHNLHINPYDFGNRQNHDPDRLRKLLLHKSEIEKLFGKIREKGYSVVPLRLYFKNGLAKVELGLAKGKKLYDKREDMKKKDQSREMAQALRERSKNN; encoded by the coding sequence ATGGGAGAAAAGCTGATCTGCAACAACAAGAAAGCGTTTCACGATTACTTCATTGAGGAACGTTTTGAAGCGGGAATGGTCCTGAAGGGGACCGAAGTAAAATCGCTCCGCATGGGAAAGGCGAATCTCAACGACTCCTTCGCCCTGGTTCGTGACGGTGAAATCTTCCTCCATAACCTGCATATCAATCCTTACGATTTCGGCAACCGCCAGAACCACGACCCGGATCGTTTAAGGAAACTTTTGCTCCACAAGAGCGAAATTGAAAAGCTCTTCGGGAAGATTCGCGAAAAGGGATACTCGGTCGTTCCGCTCCGCCTCTACTTCAAAAACGGCCTTGCCAAGGTGGAGTTGGGGCTTGCCAAGGGTAAAAAGCTGTACGACAAGCGCGAGGACATGAAGAAGAAAGACCAGTCGAGGGAGATGGCCCAGGCCCTCAGGGAAAGAAGCAAGAATAACTAA
- a CDS encoding methyl-accepting chemotaxis protein: MNSGAVTKNRSFLYGLFGCILGISAPIGWTIIRVIFFADHERSLMSQIFGDIVKSSFNIALYTYMGAGTACVLAILGYYIGKTSDELYQRASELNALHKEVASQKEIFEQRYRALDSNIKNFHQISSKIQKSIDIDEVLSLCAEGLHDVLGYERVSILMADKERSNLSFVASVGTPNFNQQGVSIPLDIRSGVIFKSFAERQIYMIDDISNYPADFRLKPPFDAIRALRSRSFVLCPIIVKGEAVGIFGIDNRETRRTLNDTDVDTIRLFADQAASAIVRINLLNAIGTLTSELETTFSDLLKNRDHYSRYVMNLQEAVNSVADGTAHIASAAESVLASVDETSSSVSNIYVSIEQVTKNLDYLSESIEKSASGMEELNSTIKNVEQSAVISHQVSSKVKEEADRGARIMQETSDSLSEIQRSVDLSFDAMKRLTENSGRIESIVGVINDITKRTNLLALNASIIAAQAGEYGKSFGVVADEIRNLSLQTGQSTGEITAIIEEIMNESRSAAQNITSSKDLVQKGVELGGVMGQSLKVIHESSARSLDMTQEIKIATEEQVRSVQLVTHSIENVSSMSSQIFKASKEQSDAAMSIVRSVDVIKEMTQEMVRATVKQVEDGSEIKQSVEAVGEMVTKIFEDMEVRSGESSAVVSELEMMKKIAG, encoded by the coding sequence ATGAATTCCGGGGCTGTTACGAAGAACAGGAGTTTTCTTTACGGGCTTTTTGGCTGCATTCTGGGGATTAGTGCTCCGATAGGGTGGACTATTATCCGCGTCATATTTTTTGCAGACCACGAACGCTCACTCATGTCCCAGATCTTCGGAGACATAGTCAAATCCTCTTTCAATATTGCGCTGTATACCTACATGGGGGCCGGCACCGCCTGCGTGCTCGCCATTCTGGGCTACTATATCGGCAAGACGAGCGATGAGCTCTATCAGCGGGCATCGGAACTGAATGCCCTTCACAAGGAAGTTGCTTCCCAGAAGGAGATTTTCGAACAGCGCTACAGGGCTCTTGACAGCAATATCAAGAATTTCCATCAGATCAGCAGCAAGATTCAGAAATCCATCGACATCGATGAAGTGCTTAGCCTGTGTGCCGAAGGTCTTCACGATGTTCTTGGTTATGAGCGTGTTTCCATCCTGATGGCTGATAAAGAGAGATCAAACCTCTCGTTTGTGGCGTCGGTAGGTACTCCCAATTTTAACCAGCAGGGAGTTTCCATCCCTCTCGATATCCGCAGCGGGGTAATTTTCAAATCATTTGCCGAACGGCAAATCTACATGATTGACGATATCAGCAATTATCCGGCCGACTTCAGACTTAAACCTCCCTTTGACGCCATCAGGGCGCTTCGCTCCAGAAGCTTCGTTCTCTGCCCCATTATCGTCAAGGGTGAAGCGGTGGGGATATTTGGAATCGACAATCGCGAAACCCGCCGGACTCTTAACGATACGGATGTCGACACAATCAGGCTCTTTGCCGACCAGGCTGCTTCGGCCATTGTGCGGATCAATCTTCTCAATGCCATCGGCACTCTTACTTCCGAACTGGAAACCACTTTCTCGGATTTGCTCAAAAACCGCGATCACTACTCACGTTATGTTATGAACCTTCAAGAAGCGGTTAACTCCGTTGCCGATGGCACTGCACATATAGCGTCGGCAGCGGAAAGCGTGCTTGCTTCTGTTGACGAAACAAGCTCTTCTGTGAGCAATATCTATGTATCCATCGAGCAGGTAACCAAGAATCTGGACTATCTGTCGGAGTCCATCGAGAAATCCGCGTCAGGGATGGAAGAGCTTAACAGCACCATCAAAAATGTCGAGCAGAGCGCTGTCATTTCGCACCAGGTCTCCAGCAAGGTAAAAGAGGAGGCCGACAGGGGAGCCCGGATTATGCAGGAAACAAGCGATTCCCTGTCTGAAATCCAGCGGTCCGTCGACCTCTCCTTTGATGCCATGAAGCGCCTCACGGAAAACAGCGGGCGAATCGAGAGCATTGTGGGTGTCATCAATGACATTACCAAGCGTACCAATCTTTTGGCTCTGAATGCCTCCATTATTGCTGCCCAGGCTGGAGAATACGGCAAAAGCTTCGGCGTTGTGGCGGATGAGATCCGAAACCTGTCGCTCCAGACCGGCCAATCTACCGGCGAAATTACGGCGATTATTGAAGAGATTATGAATGAGTCGCGCAGCGCGGCCCAGAACATCACTTCCTCCAAGGACCTTGTGCAGAAAGGGGTTGAACTGGGTGGCGTCATGGGGCAATCGCTCAAGGTGATTCATGAAAGTTCGGCCCGTTCCCTTGACATGACCCAGGAAATCAAAATCGCCACGGAGGAGCAGGTCCGCAGCGTTCAGCTTGTCACCCATTCGATTGAGAACGTCAGCAGCATGAGCTCACAGATATTCAAGGCGTCAAAGGAGCAGTCCGATGCTGCCATGAGTATTGTCCGTTCCGTCGACGTGATTAAAGAGATGACCCAGGAGATGGTCCGGGCAACCGTCAAGCAGGTGGAGGACGGCAGTGAGATCAAGCAGTCCGTGGAGGCTGTCGGCGAAATGGTAACCAAGATATTCGAAGATATGGAAGTTCGCAGCGGTGAAAGCAGTGCAGTCGTGAGCGAGCTCGAGATGATGAAAAAAATTGCCGGATAG
- the panC gene encoding pantoate--beta-alanine ligase — MRIINTVSGMQAFSRDVRKSGKTISLVPTMGYLHEGHASLMVEGKRRSDILVASIFVNPTQFGPTEDFNAYPRDLERDRKVAVSAGVDVIFAPTASDMYPHGYQTYVNVEQLTLPLCGASRPGHFQGVTTVVAKLLNIVMPHVALFGKKDFQQLAVIRRMAADLNMDVEILGMPIVREADGLAMSSRNAYLGPEERKDALCLSRALDAARAMYRNGERSVPLLMEKVLRIIGEVPGAVIDYADFRDGETLETLETANGQTLIALAVKIGKTRLIDNCVLGEEQ, encoded by the coding sequence ATGAGAATTATCAATACCGTTTCCGGGATGCAGGCATTCTCGCGCGATGTCAGGAAATCGGGGAAAACCATTTCTTTGGTGCCAACCATGGGATATCTCCATGAGGGGCACGCTTCCCTGATGGTGGAGGGGAAAAGACGGTCCGACATCCTCGTTGCGAGCATCTTCGTGAACCCTACCCAGTTTGGTCCCACCGAGGACTTCAACGCCTATCCCCGCGACCTGGAGCGGGACCGGAAAGTGGCTGTGTCGGCCGGAGTTGACGTCATCTTTGCGCCAACGGCCTCCGACATGTATCCCCATGGTTACCAGACTTACGTGAATGTGGAGCAGTTGACGCTTCCCCTCTGTGGTGCGAGCCGGCCGGGGCACTTCCAGGGTGTCACCACTGTAGTTGCCAAGCTCTTGAATATCGTCATGCCCCACGTGGCGCTGTTCGGTAAAAAAGATTTCCAGCAGCTTGCGGTCATCCGCCGCATGGCCGCCGACCTGAATATGGACGTGGAAATTCTCGGCATGCCCATTGTGCGGGAAGCGGACGGTCTTGCCATGAGTTCCCGCAACGCCTACCTGGGACCCGAGGAGCGGAAAGACGCCCTTTGCCTCAGCCGTGCCCTGGATGCGGCCCGTGCCATGTACCGGAATGGGGAGCGAAGCGTTCCACTCCTCATGGAGAAGGTCCTCCGTATCATTGGCGAAGTTCCCGGCGCCGTAATCGATTATGCGGATTTTCGCGATGGCGAAACCCTTGAAACACTCGAAACTGCCAATGGGCAAACTCTCATCGCCCTTGCGGTCAAGATTGGAAAGACAAGACTTATCGACAACTGTGTCCTCGGAGAGGAGCAGTAA
- the panB gene encoding 3-methyl-2-oxobutanoate hydroxymethyltransferase, giving the protein MNKKKTILDIQKMKSAGEKITFLTSYDYPFTRIMDECGIDAILVGDSVGVTFSGYDNTLPVTIDEMIYHTRAVVRARPKALVVTDMPFLSYQTDLRDARLNAGRLVKEGGAEAVKLEGGANMAETIRAIVDMDVPVMAHIGLTPQSIHRMGGYKVQGKKDEQAQRLIEDALAVEQAGAFSVVLEGIPMKLAERITAELSIPTIGIGAGPYCDGQVLVIHDILGLCEKYSPKFVKRYADASGLIAEAVSSYISEVKKGEFPDEGHSFN; this is encoded by the coding sequence GTGAACAAGAAGAAAACGATTCTGGATATTCAGAAAATGAAGTCGGCCGGGGAGAAAATCACTTTCCTAACCAGCTATGATTACCCCTTCACGAGGATCATGGATGAATGCGGAATTGACGCAATCCTTGTGGGCGATTCCGTTGGCGTGACCTTTAGCGGGTACGACAACACTCTCCCTGTAACAATCGACGAAATGATCTATCACACCCGCGCAGTGGTCCGGGCCCGTCCAAAAGCCCTTGTGGTTACCGACATGCCGTTTCTTTCCTATCAGACCGATTTGCGTGATGCACGTCTTAATGCCGGTCGCCTGGTCAAGGAGGGTGGGGCAGAAGCGGTAAAACTGGAGGGTGGGGCCAACATGGCCGAAACCATTCGCGCCATTGTGGATATGGATGTGCCGGTAATGGCCCATATCGGCCTCACACCCCAGTCGATTCACCGGATGGGAGGCTACAAGGTACAGGGTAAGAAGGACGAGCAGGCACAGCGGCTCATCGAAGATGCCCTTGCGGTGGAACAGGCTGGAGCCTTTTCGGTGGTGCTGGAGGGGATACCGATGAAGCTGGCCGAGCGGATTACCGCTGAGCTTTCCATCCCCACCATAGGCATCGGCGCCGGCCCCTATTGTGACGGGCAAGTGCTGGTAATACACGACATCCTGGGGCTGTGCGAGAAATACTCTCCAAAGTTCGTGAAGCGTTATGCCGATGCAAGCGGCCTCATCGCAGAAGCGGTTTCATCATATATTTCCGAGGTGAAGAAAGGAGAGTTCCCCGACGAGGGGCACTCTTTCAACTGA